atttcttctgttaCTGTCCAAACACAGCATGTGGAAAAAAACAGCaccagtaaaaaattaaataaaataaagcaaaacaaaccaaCATGCTAAGAACTACGTTCTttccatccataaaaaaaaaaacttttataaaatatatatgtatatatgtgtacatataaaagaaaaatctgaaaatacttcttcctctttttttagtAAACCAAGCAGTGTGTTCTAAAATATCTgcttgttttggttttgtgttttctgaaaaataaaaaagtgaatactgaccaaataaaaaaagattaaaagtgaACTGATTCTACAGAGTAAAAACGaaccataaaataacaaaaacaaagcaaaccaaaaaataacaaaaacgaCTTTTTAAGAGAATATCCGGATGGCCTGTGTGACCAGGGTGTGGCAGACAGGACACTCCGGATGGTTTAGCTCACAAATTCGGATGGCGCACTCCATGCAGAAGAGGTTATGACCACACGGGACCAGAGCGGCGGTCACTTTGCTCTCAAAACAGGTCATGCACTCCCGAGCCACGGCAGGCGGAGAATCCGGCACAGGGAGACGCCCGGTGAATGCGGCGGTGACGGCGGTGGGCTCGCTGTGGGCGCGGCGTGCCTGGGCGTGAGGAGACCCGACAGCGTTGGAGTTTCCGGTGCCGCATGGTTCAGGCAGTCCCGGCGACAGTCTGGTCAGAGGAAGAGGCAGGCCTCCAAAGCTTTTGGAGCGCTGCTGGGCATAGTAAGCCACCTGTTTGGGATAGTCGGGATCGCCCCAGCTTTGAGTGCCCTCAGATCCGAAGTAGGAGCATGGCTTGTCCCCACTGCCATGGTTGGTAAAGTCACCTTTACTGTAAATCCCACTTCCTCCTCCTCCACTACTTCCGACCATGGCGTCTGAGAAATTCTGGCGGTAGCTGCTGGCAAGCGGTTTGCGCGGGGCCCCCTGTAGCCCCCACACCTGCTGCAGGCGGCTCTCCAGACCCCCGTTGCCGCTGTCAGGTCCCAAGCAGTCGTTCTCATTGTTGTGGTCATGCAGGCCACCCGTGCGGAAGGCGATGTGCGCCTCGATTTCTTCCTTTGCCCGTTCTGCATTCCCAGGGGAGCCGGTGATCTCAAAGACAGGGTCACGGTCACGGCTTGGAGTCACGATGTAAGTGCACGTTTGCTGCTGGATGCGTTTTATAGTCGAGCCTTTCGGTCCGACCACCAAACCCACGACGCGGTAGGGCACCCGCACCTGTATGGTGGTCTGGCCAGGTAGCGGCGCAGGAGGTGATCCACTGAAAGAGACGCCCAACTTGTTCCTGGAGGCCCGCAGCATGGAGAAGTGCTCCGCAGCTGAGATGATTTCACGTCT
The Cyprinus carpio isolate SPL01 chromosome A16, ASM1834038v1, whole genome shotgun sequence genome window above contains:
- the mex3a gene encoding RNA-binding protein MEX3B; this translates as MPSLLVLAGIMEKNGGYGGDLAGSGFGSEGLLVPPEEEEDDSRALRVALGQLSLLGLGEGEDGAPAGGGGGGVQDRSNNNHHNHIQAESGMLQGKNKLCALYDSSPTETKGRGCNITECVPVPSSEHVAEIVGRQGCKIKALRAKTNTYIKTPVRGEEPVFLITGRKEDVALARREIISAAEHFSMLRASRNKLGVSFSGSPPAPLPGQTTIQVRVPYRVVGLVVGPKGSTIKRIQQQTCTYIVTPSRDRDPVFEITGSPGNAERAKEEIEAHIAFRTGGLHDHNNENDCLGPDSGNGGLESRLQQVWGLQGAPRKPLASSYRQNFSDAMVGSSGGGGSGIYSKGDFTNHGSGDKPCSYFGSEGTQSWGDPDYPKQVAYYAQQRSKSFGGLPLPLTRLSPGLPEPCGTGNSNAVGSPHAQARRAHSEPTAVTAAFTGRLPVPDSPPAVARECMTCFESKVTAALVPCGHNLFCMECAIRICELNHPECPVCHTLVTQAIRIFS